GGTGGGGGCTCGGGGGCCTCGATCGCGGGGGCGAAGTGCGGCGGCACCGCGCGGGTGGATGCCGTGAAGGGGCTCAAGTTCTGCACGGACGTCGACTCGTGCCGAACCTTCTGCCAGTGCGCCTGCACGTTCGACAAGAGCGGTTGGAAGCCCGAGGGGGAGACCGACCAGTCGACGAAGTGCGGACCCGTGAACATGTCGGGGCCGGGGATCCTGCCGCCGAGCTCCCCCGAGCTCAAGCCCATGCCGGCGTTCTCGGCGATCAAGGTCGGCCCGGACACACGCGCGACCCAAGGGGTGATCGACGGGCTCACGAAGCTCGACGCAATCGCCGCCGCTGCGCCTTGGAAGGGGAAATACACGGTCTTCGTGAAGTCGTGTTACCGCCCCGTCGAGCCCGAGATGCGCGAGGACTGCGAGTACATCTTGAAGGCCGCGCACTCGATCAAGACGTACACCGAGACGCCCCCGGTGACCGACAAGCAGAGGAAGAACCTCGCCTGGGCGCAGAAGGCCCAGGACGTGCGGAACCTCGGCCGCGCGTGGCCCGGCGCGAACCCGCACAGCGCGGGGGTCGGGTGCGACATCCAGATGCTCGACACGCGCGGGAAAGCCCTCTTCGAGTGGAAGGTGACCCCGGAGCAGGCGACCCCCAAGGTGCAGGAGGCATCACGCGCCCTCGACCAGGCCGTCACCCAAGCCGGCGGCAAGCGCCTCACCTACGAGACGTGGCACTACGAGTGGGGCGGCATGTCCCCGAGCCGCTGCACTTACCCCGCCTGCGACGCGTTCTGGCCGCCGAAGGGCTCGCCCTGACCGCTCGTGCCGTCGCGCACGATGGCTTCGTCTCGATGACGTTCACGGCGCGCAGGGCCGCTCCACGAGGGGCCACGGCCGCTTGAAGGCCGTGCTCGGGCCGTGGTACTCGCTGAGACGATGGGAGGAAGTGTCTTCGAGCCGAAGGCCGTGCGAAAGCTCGCGGGCTCGGGAGAGATCGCGTGGCACGCGGGGATCGCTCCGGGGGGGCGGCCTTGCCTCCTCGTGCGCGGCCCCTCGGCCTTCCTCGCGCGTGTCGCCGAGGCGCATCTTCGCGCGTCTTCCCCTGCGAGCCCGGCGCCCTGGGCACACGACCTCGACGCCGACGTGCCGTGGGTCGCGTTCGACGTCGACCCGGTGGGCACGTTCGAGGACGTCGCGGCCCGTTGGGCGAAGCGCAGCGTCCCCTACGCCGAGGCCATCGTCGTCACGCACACGCTCGGCGTCCTCCTGCGGGCGGCGCACCCGAACGGCATCTGCCTCGGCGCGCTCGCTCCTTCGCAGGTGGTCGTCGATCGCTCGGGCGCGCTCAAGATCCTCGGCCTCGGCTTCGACGAGACCGCGTGGAGCGAGCGGGCTTTTCGCGCCCCGACGGTCGCCATGGGCCACGCTCCGACACCGACGTCCGACGTGCATACGGCGCTCCTCTTCTTGCGTGCTCACATCCCGTGGGTCGCCGACGTGCCCCCCGCGCTCTCCCGCATCCTCTCGGGGGCGCCCGGGCCCGTCGAGCGCGCGTTCGCCCGGGCCCTCTTTGCGATCCTGACGCAGACGGGGAAGGTCGACGGGGTGTCGGCGTTGCGCCACGTCGAGCGCTTTTGGTCGTTCGTGGGCGCGGCGCCGGATCCCCACGCGATGGGTCGGCGACTGCGCGAAACGTTCGGTGAGGGCGTCCCTCGTGTCGACGTCGACCGCGAGTTGTCGTGGCTCTCCGTCGACGGCGGGCCCCGGCACGATCTGCTCCGGAGGGAGCCTGTCCGCCGGGTGCTGCGCGCCCTCGTGGCCGCAGGGGGAGAGCCCGTCCCCGTCGATCGTCTCGTCGCCGCCGTGTGGCCTGGGGAGGCCCTCGTCGGCTCGTCGGGCGCGGATCGTCTCTACGTGGCCATCTCCACGCTTCGGAAGCTCGACCTGCGAACCGCGATCGCTCGCGAGCCTTCGGGGTACGCCCTCCGCGCCGAGGTCGTCGTTCGCGAGCCGTGACGGGAGCCGAAGCTCGCCGCTCGGTGTCTCCGCGCGAGAGGCATGGGACGGCAAGGGCGCGCTCGGGGCGCGCCCCACGCGAGAGCGCGCACGATGCGGGCAAGTGCCCGAAATGACGTCGACCTTCGGTGGCACGAGGCGTGCTGAAGGGAGGGCACGCGGCGAGTGAAGCCCGCGTGAAACCCTTACGGAGGATAGGACGATGATGAAGAAGCTCGTGAAGGTCGGTGCGGTCGCGTTGGTGGGGCTCGGGGTCGCGATCGTGGCCGGCGAGGCGTCGGCGCGCGAGCTCTCGGGGTGGAAGATCGAGGGCTCGGGCGCGAGCGCTCAGGTCGACACCAAGTACAAGCTCTACAACCTCGATCAGGGGACCCGCGTCGTCTTCGACGATCGCGTGGGCGCGAACTGGGGTTGGAACGCGGGCACTGCGCCCAACGTCGAGTTCAAGCGCAAGGGAGGCTCGGGCCCGCTGAAGTGCGGCGAGACCTTCGCCCTCATGGTGAGCGGACGGGCGATGATCTACGCGAAGCAGGACTGGGGCATCAACCTCAGCGATCGCACGAAGCTCGACAAGGACGAGTACTACCAGTGGAAGTTCTCGTGCGCGGCGGGGCAGCCCGTCCCCCTGAACGGCTCGGTGACCCTCGTCAACAACGTCGAGAAGGACTCGCTCGTCGGCTGCAAACGCACGGCGGGGGTCAACCTCTGCTGGGCCGACGACATCACGTCCGTCCGCGGGAAGAACTACCGAACGGCCGACGCGAAGCGCTGAAGGTCGCGTGAGGTGAGGAGGCAGGAGCCCGCCCGCTGGGGTGGGCTTCGGTTTCTCGGAGGAGGTCGTGATGCGAAGGCTCGGCATCGTCATCGGTTTGGGAGGCGCGCTCGTCGCGTACGGGATCGCCCACGCGGCGCCGCGGACGCGGATCACGATCCCTCAGGGGAAGGCGGGGGAGATGGTCGTGCTCGACGGCGGGGAGCGGGTCTCGAAGGCGCAGCTCCAGAAAGAGCTCAACGACCTCCAAGAGGCGCTCGAGAGCGACGGCGTGTCGCTCGTGAAGGCGGACCACCGCCCGCAGCGCGGGAAGCTCTACCTCGACGCTTCGACCGCGGGGGACGCGGCGCGCGACAAGGCGGCCTTCGCGCGCAAGGTGACGAACCTGAAGGCGCTCGAGGCCTCGGGGTTCCGTGGCCTGCTCGTGAAGAAGGGCGCGCGGGGAGCGCGGGTCACCACCGAGGGAGCTCTCCTCCCGGCGCAGCCCGGAACGCTCTCGCCCATCGAAGCGCCGAGAGGGCCCGCGCCCGACGACGACCCCCTCCAGGTCGACTACGAAGAGACGATGGGGACGAAGAAGCGCGCCGCGGTCTACGTGACGGCCGGCATGCGCGACACGGGCGATCCACGCTCGGTGGGGTGCGCCGCGAGCCTCGAGGGCGGGATCTACCTCTTCGATCAGAAGCGCCCTCTCGCGAAGGTCGCGGCCTCGGGCAAGGTGAGCGACGGGCGCCCGTCGGGGACGGTCGAGATCTACCTCGCCGGCAAGGCCGTCGACGGGTACCCGAAATCGGGGGCGAGCCAGGGGCGTCTCTCGAAGGCCATGAGCCCGCCGAGCGCGGGGCTCTCGTACGGGTGGGGGCCGCTCTCGATCGGCGTCGAGGGCTCCGTGGCCGGCGAGCTCCAAGTGGACACGTCGAACACGCCCGAGGGGCCGAGCGCCGCGCCGACCGGGCCGAAAGCGGCGGCGATGGCGGCGAACGGCCTCGGAGGGAAGCCCCACGCCGGTCGCTGCGCCCTCTCGGTGACGCCACGGGTCCGCGCGACGGGCGCCGTCACGGCCAAGGTGAGCGCCGTCGCGTACCGCGCGAAAGTGAAAGGCACGATCGTCTTCCTCGACCTCGAGCTGCCGATGAGCAGCAGGGTCGCCGCGTTCCCCCCGAACCTCGTCGAGGATTTCGACGCGAAGCTCCGCGCCGAGCTCTTGTCGGGCGAGGTCACGCTCCAGATCGACACGCGAATTCCCCAGAGCCTCACGGACGGTCTCGACTGGGACAAGGTCTACTCGAAGACCCTCTTCGACTGGGACGGGCTCACGGCCAACCAAACGCTCGCGTCGTTCCGCGGCAAGACCACGAAGCTTTGAGGATCCCATGGCGCTCGTCACCTCTCGCACCACGTTCTCTGCCGCGGCTCTCTTGTCTGCGCTCGCCCTAGGGCTCGTCACGACCGAGCGCCCCGAAGCTTCTGCGACCCCCACGTCCGTCGTCGCGCCGGCCCCGTCCCCGCGCGCGGTGGACGCGCTCCCGTCGAGGCTCCCGGAGTGGGCCTCGGGGCTCCCGTCCGACGAGGGCCTGACGGACGCCGCGCGCGATCGGATCCACCACGAGGCGCTCGTGCTCGCGCGGACGCTCCCCGAGGGCTCCACGCTGCGAGCGGAGCTGTTCCACGTCGTGACCGACGAGCCTCGGTGCGGGCGCGCGCACGCGGCGGTCGCCTCGGCGGTGCTCGCGGAGTCTTCTCCCTCCGAGGTGCGGCACGCGCTCGAGTCGATGCGCACCTCGTGCGACGAGGTGGTCGTGGAGGCTTCGGGGTTCGCGCGCGAGGTCGACATGGACCTCGTCATGGCCCTCGAGCGGCTCGCCCACGCGCCCGGCCCGAGCGCCGTTCGCCGTTCGGCGTGGCTCGCCTACGGATCGTCGGGGCTCACGGCGCGACGCGCGGGCCAGTCCGCCGTCGCCGCGCGGGTGGAGGAGGCCGTGCTCGCTTCGCTTCGTGGGGCGCGCGGTGAAGCGCGTGATCTCGCGGTGCGCGCGGCCGGGAACGCGGGATGCGCGAGCTGTGTCCCCGAGCTCTCCCGTGATCTCGCCTCGCGCGACGCGGCCGTACGGAGAGCGGCCGTCGCGGCCTTCCGGTTCGTCGAAGGGCCCGCTCCCGTCGCGTCCATGTGCGCTGTGGTCGCGAAGGACGGCGACGACGGCGCGCGCGACCTGGCGGCCTGGGCGCTCGCGTGGGGCACGTCCGCACCTGCCGAACGTGTCGCGTGCCTCGAGCGGGCGGCGCGTCACGATGCGAGCCATCGTGTGCGCGTCCAAGCGACCTCGTCGCTCGCGGGGCTCTCGGACGACGTGGTGGCGGCGAAGGACGCGCTCGAGTCCCTCGCGGACGACGAAGGCCTCGCGGTGGCACCTTTCGCGCGTCGGGCGCTCGAGGTCCACGACGATGGCCGACCGCGACCCCTCGCGGTCCGAGCTCCGTGAGCTGCGGGGCTCGCCCGGTCGGCTCGATCGGCTCGCTACTGGCAGCTCCGGAGGGTCTCCGGAGGGCATGGCGTGCCTGCCTCGGGGCGGATGCCGACGGGGCCGAGGGACGTCTTCCCGGCCACGAACGCGACGTTCACGCTGATCGCGTCGCAGAGCGCTCCCCGGTCTGCGCTCTCGACGCTCGTGATGTCGGTGGCGTTGCACACGACGCCGCGGACCAGGTCGAACGTGGCGGAGCTCGTGCAGATGGGGGCCCCAGAGTTGAGCGGGTCGGGGAAACCGAGCACCCCTCGGAGGACGTTGTCGGTCGGCCAACGGCCGGCGAGCACACCCACGGCGCGCTCTTTCGTGATCTCGGCGACGATGTGGCCCTTCGTCAGCGCGGCGCGGAGGGGCGGCTGCCCAGGGCCCCCGCCGACGGTGAGCGTGAAGTCGAACGCGGCCACGAGGACACCTCCGGCGACGTATCCCGAGAGCGTGCGGGAGCGAGCGTGCCAGGGTGGGGCGTCCTCGACGCTGTCTCGGTCGAGCGTCCACGTCCCTCCGTCGCGGGCGAGCGCGCCATAGAGAGAGACGACGACGTACGGGTCGTCCGGTTCGCCGTTGTACTCCTCGACCCGGAGGACGCTGCCCGACGTGCCCTCGCTCAGCGCCTTGTTCAAGTTGTCCTCGCGCAGGACCGTGCCGTCCAGGATGCGGAGGATGCCGGAGGCGGCGTTGTCGCCTCCGGCGTCGTCGTCGCAGGCCTCTCCCCCGGCGTCGGCCGGGCGTCGGCACGAGCCCTCGTCCGGGCAGGTGCATCGCCCGTCGAGGTTCATGCTCCGGTACACACCGCCGTCGAGGCCGAAGTGGACCTCCTCGAGCGCCCAGGCGAGGTCGAGCCCGCCGTCGTTGCTGGCGTCGGGACGGGGTGGCACGTTGAGCGGCGGGCAACGGGGGCCGGCGTCTGGCGGGCTCGTCGAGGTGTCGCCGCCGCCGTCCTCCGTGCGCGCGACGTCACGGTCCTCGATGCCGACGATGAGCTGGCAGGCGGCCACGAGGACACAGGCGACGCCGCCGACGAGGGCACTCTTTCGCATGACGAGGAGGGGGCAGGATCGTGTGACCCGCGCCGAAATGGCGTATACCTCACACGAGGGGACGTATCCACCCGTCCTTCGAGGACATGCTGGAGATCGACGAGACGAAGCTCGAGCCCGGAGGGCGTGTCGGCGCCCACTTTCGCCTCGAGCAGGTGCTCGGCGAGGGCGGGATGGGCGTCGTGTGGGACGCGGTCGACGAGCGCACGGGGGAGCGCCGCGCCCTCAAGTTCCTGCGCGCCGACAAAGAGTCCGACGGCAGCAACGAGGCGCGGCTCCTCCGCGAGGCGCACGCGTCGGCCACCGTCGCACACCCGAACGTCGCCCGGGTCTTCGAGGTCCTCGAGCTGCCCGAGGGCACTCCCTTCCTCGTCATGGAGCGCCTCGAGGGAGAGACGCTCCGCGCCAGGCTCACGCGGGTCGGGACCCTCGAGCCCGCGGAGGTGGTCCGGATCGTCGTCTCCATCGCCGAGGCGCTCCGGGCGGCCCACGCACGCGGCATCGTGCACCGTGACCTCAAGCCGGACAACGTCTTCGTCCTGCGGGACGGCGCCGTGAAGGTCATCGATTTCGGCATCGCGAAGGACCTCCGCGCGAAGGACGAGACGGGGCTCACCGCGACCGGGGCGATGCTCGGGACGCTGCACTACATGGCTCCGGAGCAGGTCTTCGGCGACGTGGACGTCGACGAGCGCGCGGACGTGTGGGCGCTCGGTGTCGTCGCCTACGAGTGCGTGGCCGGAAAGCGCCCCACGGACGCGGCGGGCTCCGGCCAGGTGCTGAAGGCCATCATGACGCGCACGTTCCCTCCGCTCGTGGAGGTCGCGCCCGCGTGCCCTGCCCACGTCTCGGAGCTCGTGGGGCGCATGCTGTCGCGCGAGCGTGACTCGCGTCCGTCGCTCGACGAGGTGCTCGACGTCCTCGCGGGGCGCGCTCCTACGGCCGCGCGCGAGGTCTCTACGGTCTCGGGCGAGCTCGTCGCTCCTCGTCGCCCGCGGTCCCGTGTGTCCCTCGCCGTCCTGGCGTCGGTCGCCTTCGTGGGCATCGGGGGAGGTCTCGCGTGGCTCCGTGCCGCCGAGTCTCCGAACGCCGGTGCGAGCGCGGAGCCCCCACCTTCCGC
The sequence above is a segment of the Myxococcales bacterium genome. Coding sequences within it:
- a CDS encoding protein kinase; the protein is MLEIDETKLEPGGRVGAHFRLEQVLGEGGMGVVWDAVDERTGERRALKFLRADKESDGSNEARLLREAHASATVAHPNVARVFEVLELPEGTPFLVMERLEGETLRARLTRVGTLEPAEVVRIVVSIAEALRAAHARGIVHRDLKPDNVFVLRDGAVKVIDFGIAKDLRAKDETGLTATGAMLGTLHYMAPEQVFGDVDVDERADVWALGVVAYECVAGKRPTDAAGSGQVLKAIMTRTFPPLVEVAPACPAHVSELVGRMLSRERDSRPSLDEVLDVLAGRAPTAAREVSTVSGELVAPRRPRSRVSLAVLASVAFVGIGGGLAWLRAAESPNAGASAEPPPSASAVTVPGPLVSTVAAAPSGAEPTASSVALQGSSLVAAPSPRPSSVIKARPSVSASVGTSAASKPATSSTVEAAPTKPPPPPSASALPLATSRKT